The DNA region CAGGCTGGGCGCCCAGCCGTGGGCCCGTCGGGCCGGCGCCGAGCTGCAGGCCGCAGGCGAGGCACCCCCTCCGGCACCACGGACACGCGGCTCGGCCGGCTGAGCCCGCAGGAGCGAGAGGTCGTCAGGTTGGCCGCGACAGGAGCGACCAACCGGGAGATCGCCACGCAGCTCTTCCTGAGTCCGCGCACGGTGGGACACCAGCTCTACCGGGCCTTCCCCAAGCTCGGCATAGGTTCCCGAGCCGAACTGGCTCCACGCTCATCTCATGACACAGGCACCGAGTAGATCATCCGGATCTCGGAGACCTGGTAGCCGGCCCGGGCGAATGCCGCGGCCATCGGTGCATTCCCCGTGTCCGTGGTGGCGGTGATCAGATCGGCACCGGACTCCGCCTGCACCCGCGTGATCTCGGCGAGGACATCATCGACGTAGCCGAGACCGCGGAATTCCGGAACCACACCCAGATAACCGACGTTGCGGTGGTACGGAGTCGCCGAGGGGATCGCGAGGCCGGCGGCCTCTCCTTCGGCGGTGTACGCCAGCCGCCACCACTCCCGCTTGCCGGGACAGCCGAGGTAGAAGTCCATTTCCTCCCGAGCGGTGGCTTCCGGGCCGCGGGACGCCACGTTCCTTCGTGTCTCGCCGTCCAGGCTGCCTTCAGCTATGCGCCGGAACATGTCCAGGAACTCGTCATCCGATGCCTCGGAAAAAATAAGCCGGCCGCTCGGGCGAGGAATTCCCACCTCGGGACGCCACTCCAGGCGCAGGCGTTCCACCTCGTCAGTCAGGCCGGCGTCCATCGCCGCCGCGCGTCGCCAGGCCGTGGCGGCGGCTACGGCCGGGTCCGCACGCCAACCGGGCCGCAATGTCAGGTTGTACAGCGGCAGTTTGGCTGCGCCCTGTTCGGCGAATGACCGCAGGCCGGCGCTCAGCAGTCGGCCCGCGAGCGCCGATCGGTCCGTGACGGTGCTGTCGACGTGCAGGCAGTCCAAGGCAATCGGGTGCGCGCTGGTGGACTGCCCCCACCACAGCGCCCGGGCCACGATCCGGTCGCCCTCCTCGGCGACCCAGGTCCACTCCGGCCGGTACATGCTCTGGCGGAGTTCATCGGTGTAGCGATCGGCATCGATCCAGCCGACAGGCTCGTCGACCGTGAAGGCGACGACGCGCTCGAGGTCGGCTTCGGTCGTGGGACGAATGATCATGTGTTTCCCTACTGCTAGCTGTACATGGTGATTGACGCACCGTTATTGAAGACCGGTAGTCGTCGAGGGCGAATACGGCGATCCGAAAGCGGCTGCCCGGAACCGCACGGTGACGGGAGCGCGCGCGGAAGCCGGCCGTGATGCAGGGGCATCGGGGGTGACGAGGTGACGGCATGAGCACCAGGCAGATCCGTTGCGTGCGGCATCAGTTGTCACGACTTGACGTGGCCCGTCGCTCGCGGACGGCCGGCGGTGCACGGATGCCCAGCAAGATCGCGGGGGCCTGCCCTTGGGGTGGCGGCCCACCGTACACGAGCCCAGCAGGCAGCGCAGGTGTCACCAGGTGACGTGGGGCCCACCGTGCTGGAAAAGCCGTTCGCGGTCGAGGGCGTCGGGCCGGACACGCATGAGCCGGCTTCACGCATCGGAAGGTCCCACCGTCGGTCCCGAAGCAAGCGCCGTGCTCGACGCCCTCAAGGCGTGTCCGGCAGGCCGCGCAAAAGCACGCGACAAGGCGGTGGTTGCGCGCCCGCGTGCGCAGATCCTAAATCACACGACACCGCCTCCGAGATGTGGAAGCCTCATCCGCGATGACACGACGAAGCGATACACCCCCCACATGGGACGAACGTACACAGCTGGCCACCTTCCTGGATTACGCCCGTGACACGGCGCTCGCCAAGTGTGAGGGCGTGTCCGAGGAGGACGCCCGTAAGGCGCCGCTCCCGCGTTCACCGTTGATGACGATCAGCGGGCTGATCAGCCACCTACGATGGGTCGAGCATCACTG from Streptomyces sp. B1I3 includes:
- a CDS encoding response regulator transcription factor → MGPSGRRRAAGRRRGTPSGTTDTRLGRLSPQEREVVRLAATGATNREIATQLFLSPRTVGHQLYRAFPKLGIGSRAELAPRSSHDTGTE
- a CDS encoding GNAT family N-acetyltransferase, producing MIIRPTTEADLERVVAFTVDEPVGWIDADRYTDELRQSMYRPEWTWVAEEGDRIVARALWWGQSTSAHPIALDCLHVDSTVTDRSALAGRLLSAGLRSFAEQGAAKLPLYNLTLRPGWRADPAVAAATAWRRAAAMDAGLTDEVERLRLEWRPEVGIPRPSGRLIFSEASDDEFLDMFRRIAEGSLDGETRRNVASRGPEATAREEMDFYLGCPGKREWWRLAYTAEGEAAGLAIPSATPYHRNVGYLGVVPEFRGLGYVDDVLAEITRVQAESGADLITATTDTGNAPMAAAFARAGYQVSEIRMIYSVPVS